The Triticum aestivum cultivar Chinese Spring chromosome 7B, IWGSC CS RefSeq v2.1, whole genome shotgun sequence genome window below encodes:
- the LOC123159546 gene encoding transcription factor TIP2, which translates to MYHQQCELLMPHEGLDMDAGQSHHLAAASAVPAELNFHLLSYVDTAVSPQQPTIEYFFGGADQPHAQFEQLAANHQAMTVLRDYYGQYPTTTDAYLPGPQRTGSSSLVFGVAEEESAYMVGGFQCSPKPRASGGRKRGRGAGSSFHGFPANGGVEKKEKQRRQRLSEKFTALMLLIPNRTKEDRATVIYDAIEYIQELGRTVEELTLLVEKKRGRREHQGDVVDPAPTVVAGEGECSGGEVAAAVMPAVPAPPQPIRSTYIQRRSKETFVDVRIVEDEVNIKLTKRRRDGCLAAASRALDDLHLDLVHLSGGKIGDCHIYMFNTKIHPGSPVFASAVASKLIEVVDEY; encoded by the exons ATGTATCACCAGCAGTGCGAGCTCCTGATGCCCCATGAGGGCCTGGACATGGACGCCGGCCAGTCGCACCACCTTGCCGCCGCCTCAGCCGTCCCGGCAGAGCTCAACTTCCACCTCCTGTCCTACGTAGACACAGCCGTCTCGCCGCAGCAGCCCACCATTGAGTACTTCTTCGGCGGCGCCGACCAGCCCCATGCGCAGTTCGAGCAGCTTGCCGCCAACCACCAGGCCATGACCGTGCTGCGGGACTACTACGGCCAGTACCCCACCACCACCGATGCGTACCTTCCCGGCCCTCAGAGGACCGGTTCGTCATCCCTGGTGTTCGGTGTTGCCGAAGAGGAGTCGGCCTACATGGTTGGCGGCTTCCAGTGCTCCCCCAAGCCGCGGGCGAGCGGCGGCAGGAAGCGGGGCCGGGGCGCTGGCAGCAGCTTCCACGGCTTTCCGGCCAACGGCGGCgtcgagaagaaggagaagcagcgCCGGCAGCGCCTCAGCGAGAAGTTCACCGCTCTCATGCTTCTCATCCCCAACCGTACCAAG GAGGATAGGGCCACGGTGATCTATGACGCGATCGAGTACATCCAGGAGCTTGGGAGGACGGTGGAGGAGCTGACGCTGCTGGTGGAGAAGAAGAGGGGCCGGAGGGAGCACCAGGGGGACGTCGTGGATCCGGCGCCCACGGTGGTGGCCGGAGAAGGGGAGTGCTCTGGAGGCGAGGTGGCGGCCGCGGTGATGCCAGCGGTGCCGGCGCCGCCGCAGCCGATCCGGAGCACGTACATCCAGCGGAGGAGCAAGGAGACGTTCGTGGACGTGCGGATCGTGGAGGACGAGGTGAACATCAAGCTCACCAAGCGCCGCCGCGACGGGTGCCTAGCCGCCGCGTCCCGGGCTCTGGACGACCTCCACCTAGACCTCGTGCACCTCTCCGGCGGCAAGATCGGCGACTGCCACATCTACATGTTCAACACTAAG ATTCATCCGGGATCTCCAGTTTTTGCAAGCGCAGTGGCCAGCAAGCTGATCGAAGTGGTGGATGAGTACTAG